One genomic segment of Falco cherrug isolate bFalChe1 chromosome 13, bFalChe1.pri, whole genome shotgun sequence includes these proteins:
- the RCOR3 gene encoding REST corepressor 3 isoform X2, translating into MPGMMEKGAELLGGKSRAAPNGTKSSSPSNGHYSEPESGGGDSGDEHDVGMRVGAEYQARIPDFEPGATKYTDKDNGGMLVWSPYHNIPDAKLDEYIAIAKEKHGYNVEQALGMLFWHKHNIEKSLADLPNFTPFPDEWTVEDKVLFEQAFSFHGKSFHRIQQMLPDKTIASLVKYYYSWKKTRSRTSLMDRQARKLANRNNQGDSDDDVEEAHPMDGNDSDYDPKKEAKKEGNNEQPVQTSKIGLGRREYQSLQHRHHSQRSKCRPPKGMYLTQEDVIAVSCSPNAANTILRQLDMELISLKRQVQNAKQVNSALKQKMEGGIEEFKPPESNQKINARWTTEEQLLAVQGVRKYGKDFQAIADVIGNKTVGQVKNFFVNYRRRFNLEEVLQEWEAEQGTLASNGDASALGEDTKNTSNVPSGKSTDEEDEAQSTPATQCLGPSPPAQASAPAPTAPMATLNQPPPLLRPALPAAPALHRQPPPLQQQARFIQPRPTLNQPPPPLIRPANSMPPRLNPRPALTTVSGQQPPSLIGIQTESQSTLH; encoded by the exons ATGCCGGGCATGATGGAGAAGGGAGCGGAGCTCCTGGGGGGCAAGAGCCGGGCAGCCCCCAACGGCACCaagagcagcagcccctccaACGGGCACTACTCGGAGCCGGAGAGCGGCGGCGGTGACAGTGGTGACGAGCACG ATGTAGGAATGAGGGTCGGAGCGGAATACCAGGCGCGCATTCCTGACTTCGAGCCCG GTGCCACAAAATACACTGATAAAGATAATGGAGGGATGCTTGTATGGTCTCCGTATCATAATATTCCAGATGCCAAGT TGGATGAATATATAGCaatagcaaaggaaaaacatggaTACAATGTGGAACAG gctCTCGGCATGTTGTTCTGGCATAAACACAATATTGAGAAGTCCCTTGCGGATCTCCCTAACTTCACTCCTTTCCCTGATGAATGGACAGTTGAAGATAAAGTCCTATTTGAACAAGCATTTAGCTTCCACGGAAAGAGCTTTCACAGGATCCAGCAAATG CTTCCAGACAAGACTATTGCAAGCCTTGTAAAATATTACtattcttggaaaaaaactcGCTCTAGGACAAGTTTGATGGATCGGCAAGCTCGAAAGCTAGCTAATAGAAATAATCAAGGTGACAG TGATGATGATGTAGAAGAAGCTCATCCAATGGATGGAAATGATAGTGATTATGATCccaaaaaagaagccaaaaaggAG GGCAATAATGAGCAGCCTGTTCAGACCAGCAAAATAGGTCTGGGTAGAAGAGAGTATCAGAGCTTGCAGCATCGCCACCATTCTCAGCGTTCCAAATGCCGTCCACCAAAAGGCATGTACCTGACCCAGGAAGATGTGATAGCTGTTTCCTGTAGTCCCAATGCAGCCAACACAATTCTTAGACAGCTGGATATGGAACTAATCTCATTAAAGCGACAG GTTCAAAATGCTAAGCAAGTAAACAGTGCActtaaacagaaaatggaaggcGGGATTGAAGAATTCAAACCTCCTGAg TCTAATCAGAAAATCAATGCCCGTTGGACCACAGAAGAGCAGCTTCTTGCAGTACAAG GTGTCCGAAAATATGGTAAAGATTTTCAAGCTATTGCAGATGTAATTGGCAACAAGACTGTTGGCCAAGTGAAGAACTTCTTTGTAAACTACAGGCGTCGGTTTAACTTAGAGGAGGTATTGCAGGAATGGGAAGCGGAACAAGGAACCCTGGCTTCTAATGGTGATGCTTCTGCTTTAGGGGAGGAcacaaaaaatacttctaatgTGCCATCAGGAAAGAGCACTGATGAAGAAGATGAG GCACAAAGCACTCCGGCCACTCAGTGTTTAGGCCCTTCACCTCCAGCACAGGCATCTGCTCCGGCACCTACCGCTCCCATGGCAACTTTAAATCAGCCACCCCCGTTACTTCGTCCAGCgcttcctgctgctcctgctctccatCGTCAGCCTCCACCGCTTCAACAGCAGGCGCGATTTATTCAGCCAAGGCCGACTCTAAATCAGCCTCCCCCGCCACTCATCCGCCCAGCTAATTCCATGCCTCCTCGTCTAAACCCAAGGCCAGCGTTAACCACGGTCAGCGGCCAGCAGCCACCCTCGCTTATTGGAATTCAGACAGAATCTCAGTCCACTCtgcactga
- the RCOR3 gene encoding REST corepressor 3 isoform X3, translated as MLFWHKHNIEKSLADLPNFTPFPDEWTVEDKVLFEQAFSFHGKSFHRIQQMLPDKTIASLVKYYYSWKKTRSRTSLMDRQARKLANRNNQGDSDDDVEEAHPMDGNDSDYDPKKEAKKEVTDCLMGNNEQPVQTSKIGLGRREYQSLQHRHHSQRSKCRPPKGMYLTQEDVIAVSCSPNAANTILRQLDMELISLKRQVQNAKQVNSALKQKMEGGIEEFKPPESNQKINARWTTEEQLLAVQGVRKYGKDFQAIADVIGNKTVGQVKNFFVNYRRRFNLEEVLQEWEAEQGTLASNGDASALGEDTKNTSNVPSGKSTDEEDEAQSTPATQCLGPSPPAQASAPAPTAPMATLNQPPPLLRPALPAAPALHRQPPPLQQQARFIQPRPTLNQPPPPLIRPANSMPPRLNPRPALTTVSGQQPPSLIGIQTESQSTLH; from the exons ATGTTGTTCTGGCATAAACACAATATTGAGAAGTCCCTTGCGGATCTCCCTAACTTCACTCCTTTCCCTGATGAATGGACAGTTGAAGATAAAGTCCTATTTGAACAAGCATTTAGCTTCCACGGAAAGAGCTTTCACAGGATCCAGCAAATG CTTCCAGACAAGACTATTGCAAGCCTTGTAAAATATTACtattcttggaaaaaaactcGCTCTAGGACAAGTTTGATGGATCGGCAAGCTCGAAAGCTAGCTAATAGAAATAATCAAGGTGACAG TGATGATGATGTAGAAGAAGCTCATCCAATGGATGGAAATGATAGTGATTATGATCccaaaaaagaagccaaaaaggAGGTAACAGATTGCTTAATG GGCAATAATGAGCAGCCTGTTCAGACCAGCAAAATAGGTCTGGGTAGAAGAGAGTATCAGAGCTTGCAGCATCGCCACCATTCTCAGCGTTCCAAATGCCGTCCACCAAAAGGCATGTACCTGACCCAGGAAGATGTGATAGCTGTTTCCTGTAGTCCCAATGCAGCCAACACAATTCTTAGACAGCTGGATATGGAACTAATCTCATTAAAGCGACAG GTTCAAAATGCTAAGCAAGTAAACAGTGCActtaaacagaaaatggaaggcGGGATTGAAGAATTCAAACCTCCTGAg TCTAATCAGAAAATCAATGCCCGTTGGACCACAGAAGAGCAGCTTCTTGCAGTACAAG GTGTCCGAAAATATGGTAAAGATTTTCAAGCTATTGCAGATGTAATTGGCAACAAGACTGTTGGCCAAGTGAAGAACTTCTTTGTAAACTACAGGCGTCGGTTTAACTTAGAGGAGGTATTGCAGGAATGGGAAGCGGAACAAGGAACCCTGGCTTCTAATGGTGATGCTTCTGCTTTAGGGGAGGAcacaaaaaatacttctaatgTGCCATCAGGAAAGAGCACTGATGAAGAAGATGAG GCACAAAGCACTCCGGCCACTCAGTGTTTAGGCCCTTCACCTCCAGCACAGGCATCTGCTCCGGCACCTACCGCTCCCATGGCAACTTTAAATCAGCCACCCCCGTTACTTCGTCCAGCgcttcctgctgctcctgctctccatCGTCAGCCTCCACCGCTTCAACAGCAGGCGCGATTTATTCAGCCAAGGCCGACTCTAAATCAGCCTCCCCCGCCACTCATCCGCCCAGCTAATTCCATGCCTCCTCGTCTAAACCCAAGGCCAGCGTTAACCACGGTCAGCGGCCAGCAGCCACCCTCGCTTATTGGAATTCAGACAGAATCTCAGTCCACTCtgcactga
- the RCOR3 gene encoding REST corepressor 3 isoform X1, whose amino-acid sequence MPGMMEKGAELLGGKSRAAPNGTKSSSPSNGHYSEPESGGGDSGDEHDVGMRVGAEYQARIPDFEPGATKYTDKDNGGMLVWSPYHNIPDAKLDEYIAIAKEKHGYNVEQALGMLFWHKHNIEKSLADLPNFTPFPDEWTVEDKVLFEQAFSFHGKSFHRIQQMLPDKTIASLVKYYYSWKKTRSRTSLMDRQARKLANRNNQGDSDDDVEEAHPMDGNDSDYDPKKEAKKEVTDCLMGNNEQPVQTSKIGLGRREYQSLQHRHHSQRSKCRPPKGMYLTQEDVIAVSCSPNAANTILRQLDMELISLKRQVQNAKQVNSALKQKMEGGIEEFKPPESNQKINARWTTEEQLLAVQGVRKYGKDFQAIADVIGNKTVGQVKNFFVNYRRRFNLEEVLQEWEAEQGTLASNGDASALGEDTKNTSNVPSGKSTDEEDEAQSTPATQCLGPSPPAQASAPAPTAPMATLNQPPPLLRPALPAAPALHRQPPPLQQQARFIQPRPTLNQPPPPLIRPANSMPPRLNPRPALTTVSGQQPPSLIGIQTESQSTLH is encoded by the exons ATGCCGGGCATGATGGAGAAGGGAGCGGAGCTCCTGGGGGGCAAGAGCCGGGCAGCCCCCAACGGCACCaagagcagcagcccctccaACGGGCACTACTCGGAGCCGGAGAGCGGCGGCGGTGACAGTGGTGACGAGCACG ATGTAGGAATGAGGGTCGGAGCGGAATACCAGGCGCGCATTCCTGACTTCGAGCCCG GTGCCACAAAATACACTGATAAAGATAATGGAGGGATGCTTGTATGGTCTCCGTATCATAATATTCCAGATGCCAAGT TGGATGAATATATAGCaatagcaaaggaaaaacatggaTACAATGTGGAACAG gctCTCGGCATGTTGTTCTGGCATAAACACAATATTGAGAAGTCCCTTGCGGATCTCCCTAACTTCACTCCTTTCCCTGATGAATGGACAGTTGAAGATAAAGTCCTATTTGAACAAGCATTTAGCTTCCACGGAAAGAGCTTTCACAGGATCCAGCAAATG CTTCCAGACAAGACTATTGCAAGCCTTGTAAAATATTACtattcttggaaaaaaactcGCTCTAGGACAAGTTTGATGGATCGGCAAGCTCGAAAGCTAGCTAATAGAAATAATCAAGGTGACAG TGATGATGATGTAGAAGAAGCTCATCCAATGGATGGAAATGATAGTGATTATGATCccaaaaaagaagccaaaaaggAGGTAACAGATTGCTTAATG GGCAATAATGAGCAGCCTGTTCAGACCAGCAAAATAGGTCTGGGTAGAAGAGAGTATCAGAGCTTGCAGCATCGCCACCATTCTCAGCGTTCCAAATGCCGTCCACCAAAAGGCATGTACCTGACCCAGGAAGATGTGATAGCTGTTTCCTGTAGTCCCAATGCAGCCAACACAATTCTTAGACAGCTGGATATGGAACTAATCTCATTAAAGCGACAG GTTCAAAATGCTAAGCAAGTAAACAGTGCActtaaacagaaaatggaaggcGGGATTGAAGAATTCAAACCTCCTGAg TCTAATCAGAAAATCAATGCCCGTTGGACCACAGAAGAGCAGCTTCTTGCAGTACAAG GTGTCCGAAAATATGGTAAAGATTTTCAAGCTATTGCAGATGTAATTGGCAACAAGACTGTTGGCCAAGTGAAGAACTTCTTTGTAAACTACAGGCGTCGGTTTAACTTAGAGGAGGTATTGCAGGAATGGGAAGCGGAACAAGGAACCCTGGCTTCTAATGGTGATGCTTCTGCTTTAGGGGAGGAcacaaaaaatacttctaatgTGCCATCAGGAAAGAGCACTGATGAAGAAGATGAG GCACAAAGCACTCCGGCCACTCAGTGTTTAGGCCCTTCACCTCCAGCACAGGCATCTGCTCCGGCACCTACCGCTCCCATGGCAACTTTAAATCAGCCACCCCCGTTACTTCGTCCAGCgcttcctgctgctcctgctctccatCGTCAGCCTCCACCGCTTCAACAGCAGGCGCGATTTATTCAGCCAAGGCCGACTCTAAATCAGCCTCCCCCGCCACTCATCCGCCCAGCTAATTCCATGCCTCCTCGTCTAAACCCAAGGCCAGCGTTAACCACGGTCAGCGGCCAGCAGCCACCCTCGCTTATTGGAATTCAGACAGAATCTCAGTCCACTCtgcactga
- the RCOR3 gene encoding REST corepressor 3 isoform X5: MPGMMEKGAELLGGKSRAAPNGTKSSSPSNGHYSEPESGGGDSGDEHDVGMRVGAEYQARIPDFEPGATKYTDKDNGGMLVWSPYHNIPDAKLDEYIAIAKEKHGYNVEQALGMLFWHKHNIEKSLADLPNFTPFPDEWTVEDKVLFEQAFSFHGKSFHRIQQMLPDKTIASLVKYYYSWKKTRSRTSLMDRQARKLANRNNQGDSDDDVEEAHPMDGNDSDYDPKKEAKKEGNNEQPVQTSKIGLGRREYQSLQHRHHSQRSKCRPPKGMYLTQEDVIAVSCSPNAANTILRQLDMELISLKRQVQNAKQVNSALKQKMEGGIEEFKPPESNQKINARWTTEEQLLAVQGTKHSGHSVFRPFTSSTGICSGTYRSHGNFKSATPVTSSSASCCSCSPSSASTASTAGAIYSAKADSKSASPATHPPS, translated from the exons ATGCCGGGCATGATGGAGAAGGGAGCGGAGCTCCTGGGGGGCAAGAGCCGGGCAGCCCCCAACGGCACCaagagcagcagcccctccaACGGGCACTACTCGGAGCCGGAGAGCGGCGGCGGTGACAGTGGTGACGAGCACG ATGTAGGAATGAGGGTCGGAGCGGAATACCAGGCGCGCATTCCTGACTTCGAGCCCG GTGCCACAAAATACACTGATAAAGATAATGGAGGGATGCTTGTATGGTCTCCGTATCATAATATTCCAGATGCCAAGT TGGATGAATATATAGCaatagcaaaggaaaaacatggaTACAATGTGGAACAG gctCTCGGCATGTTGTTCTGGCATAAACACAATATTGAGAAGTCCCTTGCGGATCTCCCTAACTTCACTCCTTTCCCTGATGAATGGACAGTTGAAGATAAAGTCCTATTTGAACAAGCATTTAGCTTCCACGGAAAGAGCTTTCACAGGATCCAGCAAATG CTTCCAGACAAGACTATTGCAAGCCTTGTAAAATATTACtattcttggaaaaaaactcGCTCTAGGACAAGTTTGATGGATCGGCAAGCTCGAAAGCTAGCTAATAGAAATAATCAAGGTGACAG TGATGATGATGTAGAAGAAGCTCATCCAATGGATGGAAATGATAGTGATTATGATCccaaaaaagaagccaaaaaggAG GGCAATAATGAGCAGCCTGTTCAGACCAGCAAAATAGGTCTGGGTAGAAGAGAGTATCAGAGCTTGCAGCATCGCCACCATTCTCAGCGTTCCAAATGCCGTCCACCAAAAGGCATGTACCTGACCCAGGAAGATGTGATAGCTGTTTCCTGTAGTCCCAATGCAGCCAACACAATTCTTAGACAGCTGGATATGGAACTAATCTCATTAAAGCGACAG GTTCAAAATGCTAAGCAAGTAAACAGTGCActtaaacagaaaatggaaggcGGGATTGAAGAATTCAAACCTCCTGAg TCTAATCAGAAAATCAATGCCCGTTGGACCACAGAAGAGCAGCTTCTTGCAGTACAAG GCACAAAGCACTCCGGCCACTCAGTGTTTAGGCCCTTCACCTCCAGCACAGGCATCTGCTCCGGCACCTACCGCTCCCATGGCAACTTTAAATCAGCCACCCCCGTTACTTCGTCCAGCgcttcctgctgctcctgctctccatCGTCAGCCTCCACCGCTTCAACAGCAGGCGCGATTTATTCAGCCAAGGCCGACTCTAAATCAGCCTCCCCCGCCACTCATCCGCCCAGCTAA
- the RCOR3 gene encoding REST corepressor 3 isoform X4: MPGMMEKGAELLGGKSRAAPNGTKSSSPSNGHYSEPESGGGDSGDEHDVGMRVGAEYQARIPDFEPGATKYTDKDNGGMLVWSPYHNIPDAKLDEYIAIAKEKHGYNVEQALGMLFWHKHNIEKSLADLPNFTPFPDEWTVEDKVLFEQAFSFHGKSFHRIQQMLPDKTIASLVKYYYSWKKTRSRTSLMDRQARKLANRNNQGDSDDDVEEAHPMDGNDSDYDPKKEAKKEVTDCLMGNNEQPVQTSKIGLGRREYQSLQHRHHSQRSKCRPPKGMYLTQEDVIAVSCSPNAANTILRQLDMELISLKRQVQNAKQVNSALKQKMEGGIEEFKPPESNQKINARWTTEEQLLAVQGTKHSGHSVFRPFTSSTGICSGTYRSHGNFKSATPVTSSSASCCSCSPSSASTASTAGAIYSAKADSKSASPATHPPS, from the exons ATGCCGGGCATGATGGAGAAGGGAGCGGAGCTCCTGGGGGGCAAGAGCCGGGCAGCCCCCAACGGCACCaagagcagcagcccctccaACGGGCACTACTCGGAGCCGGAGAGCGGCGGCGGTGACAGTGGTGACGAGCACG ATGTAGGAATGAGGGTCGGAGCGGAATACCAGGCGCGCATTCCTGACTTCGAGCCCG GTGCCACAAAATACACTGATAAAGATAATGGAGGGATGCTTGTATGGTCTCCGTATCATAATATTCCAGATGCCAAGT TGGATGAATATATAGCaatagcaaaggaaaaacatggaTACAATGTGGAACAG gctCTCGGCATGTTGTTCTGGCATAAACACAATATTGAGAAGTCCCTTGCGGATCTCCCTAACTTCACTCCTTTCCCTGATGAATGGACAGTTGAAGATAAAGTCCTATTTGAACAAGCATTTAGCTTCCACGGAAAGAGCTTTCACAGGATCCAGCAAATG CTTCCAGACAAGACTATTGCAAGCCTTGTAAAATATTACtattcttggaaaaaaactcGCTCTAGGACAAGTTTGATGGATCGGCAAGCTCGAAAGCTAGCTAATAGAAATAATCAAGGTGACAG TGATGATGATGTAGAAGAAGCTCATCCAATGGATGGAAATGATAGTGATTATGATCccaaaaaagaagccaaaaaggAGGTAACAGATTGCTTAATG GGCAATAATGAGCAGCCTGTTCAGACCAGCAAAATAGGTCTGGGTAGAAGAGAGTATCAGAGCTTGCAGCATCGCCACCATTCTCAGCGTTCCAAATGCCGTCCACCAAAAGGCATGTACCTGACCCAGGAAGATGTGATAGCTGTTTCCTGTAGTCCCAATGCAGCCAACACAATTCTTAGACAGCTGGATATGGAACTAATCTCATTAAAGCGACAG GTTCAAAATGCTAAGCAAGTAAACAGTGCActtaaacagaaaatggaaggcGGGATTGAAGAATTCAAACCTCCTGAg TCTAATCAGAAAATCAATGCCCGTTGGACCACAGAAGAGCAGCTTCTTGCAGTACAAG GCACAAAGCACTCCGGCCACTCAGTGTTTAGGCCCTTCACCTCCAGCACAGGCATCTGCTCCGGCACCTACCGCTCCCATGGCAACTTTAAATCAGCCACCCCCGTTACTTCGTCCAGCgcttcctgctgctcctgctctccatCGTCAGCCTCCACCGCTTCAACAGCAGGCGCGATTTATTCAGCCAAGGCCGACTCTAAATCAGCCTCCCCCGCCACTCATCCGCCCAGCTAA